The genome window TGTCGGATAGCTTCCAAGTGCCCAGGGACCGTTCAAAATACCATTTGTTCACCGGATTGTTCTTGCGGCTGCGCCAGCATACTCCGTTCGGAAAGCAGGACCGCACCATGGCGTTGAAGACAATGTCTGCGACCCCGCCTGCCCCTTGACTGCGCTTGAGCACGGCGAACTTGTCCAAGTAGGGAACCATTCGAGCATTACTGGCCTCactgccatcatcctccacgcCAGGAGGAAGTTCCCAGGTTAGAATGGCGCCGCCCTCGTATTCACCGGCAATGATCAACCCAGCAAGGCGGTCGTTGACACGGTTCAAGTAGTCCTGTACGTCGAGTTTCCGGTCAAAGGAATCCTCAATGAGATGAACCAAGCGAGGTAAGTCGATACTAGGATCGTCCAACTTCAACCGCGGCCGACTCTGAGGTGTCCACGGCTCCGTCCACGGATTGGGCAGCATAGTCAACGGCATACCGCGTTTGACAAACGTCGTATGCGAGGTGACAGGATAAACGGCGCCTTGCCCATTGTTCGTCGGTCCACGCCGGCTCATGGGTAGGGACGACGATAGCAAGGGCTTATCTGTCAGTAGATTGTGGATTAAGGGGTTTCTCTGCCGACGAGTGCCCACTGCGGAAAACTCAGAAGTGGGCGATGTCTGGGCCGAGCTCGCGACCTCGAATGGCGATGTGATTATTCCTGACGAGGCCGCGGGCAGCATAGCGAGCGCCTTCTGGGCAACACGCAGATTCTCCAGATGACCTTCAATTGCACTCCTTTGGGGGACCGCGGTCTTCAGTTCCGGTGTCGAGCCTGAGGGCACCGGCACGACCTCTGCGTGGACGAATTTTGAGATGGGGTTGTTATCTGCGACGGAATTGGGGCCCGCCTTCAACAGGCTTGTCTCTGTGGCAGGCACCATCTCTCGCGCTTGTAGCAATTCGTTTTCGATATCATCGTATTCTTGCTCCATGTTTATGAAAACATGGGATGGCTGTCGCCGATTGAACGCCGGAATTCCACCTAGTGGATCTAAGAGAATCACTCTGTCCAAGGACACCTCCTTCTGAAGCCGGCCGATTCTTTCCGCAGTGACCATAGGATCCTCATCAGGGTCCGGGATGCTTGCTAGACCAGCGAGCTCTTTTGTCAACGCGATCACAGCATCGTTCGCTGGCACTATGATAGCCCGAGGAACGTCTTCGGTGTATGCTATGGGAGTGAGAATGACGGTGTGGCCATGGCGTAGCGGATTCAGCAGCGCCTTTCGAGAGAAAACTTGCGGGAGACCTGGCCGGGAAGGGTCAATGGAAAAGACCGAGTCAAGTCGAAGAGATTTAGAGTCGGGCTGCTTTTGGATTGCGACTGCCAAGCGATCGGCTTGCTCAATAGCAACTTGCCGCAGAGCACTTGCAACTCCCTCCGTCCCTGGATCAACCACAACACAGCAGGTCAAGCCCAGGCGATTTAATTGAGACAGAGTCTTTGCGACGCCGTCGATAATGTTGTCATCAAGCGATTGCGGGGTGGACAATCTGACCAAGGCCAAATGCAGTCGTTCGACTGGCTCCAGCGAAGGTGGAGCGGAAGGGCTGGGACCCTGTCGGAAGACGGGACTCTCGTAGACGGATCTAGAGGCTCCGTAGAACGACCCCAGATTGACACCGGAGGGCAAGGTAGGTGCTGTAGCTGATTTCTCGGGTTCGGGTTTGTTCGCATCGGGTGACTTTGGGTGTTGAGCCTTCAACCGAGCCAGATAGGATTTGGCTTCTCGCTTGGTGGTTGCGGAGCTCAACAAGCTCAGAAAGAATTCCTGCAATTGCGAGAAGAATGAACCCGTTAGCCAATAGTGCTGATAACCATGTATTGCAGTGT of Aspergillus fumigatus Af293 chromosome 2, whole genome shotgun sequence contains these proteins:
- the arg2 gene encoding acetyl-CoA:L-glutamate N-acetyltransferase produces the protein MSLHTGWPRTVNSSFLKKHRSSLCTCQHTSSVLPRSFSTTPDRHVQQSADFSSTSRSYDRLGRRAREKLLDREFFLSLLSSATTKREAKSYLARLKAQHPKSPDANKPEPEKSATAPTLPSGVNLGSFYGASRSVYESPVFRQGPSPSAPPSLEPVERLHLALVRLSTPQSLDDNIIDGVAKTLSQLNRLGLTCCVVVDPGTEGVASALRQVAIEQADRLAVAIQKQPDSKSLRLDSVFSIDPSRPGLPQVFSRKALLNPLRHGHTVILTPIAYTEDVPRAIIVPANDAVIALTKELAGLASIPDPDEDPMVTAERIGRLQKEVSLDRVILLDPLGGIPAFNRRQPSHVFINMEQEYDDIENELLQAREMVPATETSLLKAGPNSVADNNPISKFVHAEVVPVPSGSTPELKTAVPQRSAIEGHLENLRVAQKALAMLPAASSGIITSPFEVASSAQTSPTSEFSAVGTRRQRNPLIHNLLTDKPLLSSSLPMSRRGPTNNGQGAVYPVTSHTTFVKRGMPLTMLPNPWTEPWTPQSRPRLKLDDPSIDLPRLVHLIEDSFDRKLDVQDYLNRVNDRLAGLIIAGEYEGGAILTWELPPGVEDDGSEASNARMVPYLDKFAVLKRSQGAGGVADIVFNAMVRSCFPNGVCWRSRKNNPVNKWYFERSLGTWKLSDTNWTMFWTTPGLVEDSQKFRDYEAVCRSIQPSWADDTGVVD